From Bifidobacterium longum subsp. longum JCM 1217, one genomic window encodes:
- the rfbA gene encoding glucose-1-phosphate thymidylyltransferase RfbA, translating into MKGIILAGGSGTRLYPLTTVTSKQLLPVYDKPMIYYPLSVLMMAGIRDILIISTPKDLPNFERLLGDGSQYGVKFSYVVQPSPDGLAQAFLLGEEFIAGEPCALVLGDNIFYGNGLGATLRKAKAKAENGEGASVFGYYVDDPERYGVVEFDADKKAVSIEEKPKRPKSNYAVTGLYFYDERVVEFAKQVKPSARGELEITDLNKMYLEAGALNVRTLGRGYAWLDTGTMDSLYEAGEFVRTVQRAQGLPIAVAEEIAYENGWITREQLLEAAEKYGKSPYGKHLKDVSDDKIILKQKNARGASFENEREARSGASPVVSAKS; encoded by the coding sequence ATGAAAGGTATCATTCTCGCCGGTGGCTCGGGTACGAGGCTGTATCCGTTGACGACGGTGACATCGAAGCAGCTGCTTCCGGTGTACGACAAGCCGATGATCTACTATCCGCTGAGCGTGCTCATGATGGCCGGCATCCGTGACATCCTTATCATCTCCACGCCGAAGGACCTGCCGAACTTCGAGCGACTGCTTGGCGACGGCAGCCAGTATGGCGTGAAATTCTCCTATGTGGTGCAGCCGTCCCCGGATGGTCTGGCGCAGGCGTTCCTGTTGGGCGAGGAGTTCATCGCGGGTGAGCCGTGTGCGCTCGTGCTGGGCGACAACATCTTCTACGGCAACGGTCTGGGCGCCACGTTGCGCAAGGCGAAGGCGAAGGCGGAGAACGGTGAGGGCGCGTCCGTGTTCGGCTACTACGTGGACGATCCGGAGCGTTACGGCGTGGTCGAGTTCGACGCGGACAAGAAGGCCGTGTCCATCGAGGAGAAACCCAAGCGTCCGAAGTCGAACTACGCGGTGACGGGCCTGTACTTTTATGACGAGCGCGTGGTGGAGTTCGCCAAGCAGGTGAAACCGTCCGCGCGAGGCGAGTTGGAGATCACCGACCTGAACAAGATGTACCTGGAGGCGGGCGCGTTGAACGTGCGCACGTTGGGCCGCGGCTACGCGTGGCTGGACACGGGCACGATGGACTCCCTGTACGAGGCGGGCGAGTTCGTGCGCACCGTGCAGCGCGCGCAGGGCCTGCCCATCGCCGTGGCCGAGGAAATCGCCTATGAGAACGGCTGGATTACCCGCGAGCAGCTGCTTGAGGCCGCCGAGAAGTACGGCAAGAGCCCGTACGGCAAGCACCTTAAGGATGTGTCCGACGACAAGATTATCTTGAAACAGAAGAATGCCCGAGGTGCCTCATTTGAAAATGAGCGCGAAGCCCGGAGTGGTGCCTCACCGGTGGTGAGCGCGAAATCCTAG
- a CDS encoding sugar nucleotide-binding protein has protein sequence MSFEFEKDLKVEETNIPGLLVFDLPVHGDNRGWFKENWQRAKMTALGLPDFGPVQNNISFNATKGVTRGIHAEPWDKYISIAAGEIFGAWVDLRPGESFGQVYTTRLDPSKAIYVPRGVGNSFQALQDGTVYTYLVNAHWSLEQKKTYTFVNLADPELGIEWPIPLEESERSEADLHHPMLRDAKPMEPKRTLVTGCNGQLGRAVRAYAEAHGLRGFEYTDIDEFDFSDPTAYDKYDWSLYGTIINAGAYTAVDRAETAEGRPVAWKANAQGPALLARVAKDHHITLVHVSSDYVFDGTADLHSEDEAFAPLGVYGQTKAAGDIAVANAPEHYILRSSWVIGEGRNFVKTMMMLSDRVANPDDQLEQVTVVDDQYGRLTFTKDMAEAIFHLLDSHAPYGTYNLTGSGAVRNWAQIASRVFELTNGNGEKVKPISTAEYFANAKAPVSPRPEHSALDLSKIKAAGYTPADWEETLEAYVNKELGK, from the coding sequence ATGTCGTTCGAATTCGAGAAGGACTTGAAGGTCGAGGAGACGAACATCCCGGGCCTGTTGGTGTTCGACCTGCCGGTACATGGTGACAATCGTGGCTGGTTCAAGGAGAACTGGCAGCGGGCGAAGATGACCGCGTTGGGCCTGCCGGATTTCGGTCCGGTGCAGAACAACATCAGCTTCAACGCGACGAAGGGCGTGACGCGCGGCATCCATGCGGAGCCGTGGGACAAGTACATCTCGATCGCGGCGGGTGAGATCTTCGGCGCGTGGGTGGACCTGCGCCCGGGCGAGAGCTTCGGCCAGGTGTACACGACCCGTTTGGACCCGTCCAAGGCGATCTACGTGCCTCGCGGCGTGGGCAACAGCTTCCAGGCCTTGCAGGACGGGACCGTGTACACGTATCTGGTGAACGCGCATTGGTCGCTGGAACAGAAGAAGACGTACACGTTCGTGAACCTCGCGGACCCGGAGCTGGGCATCGAGTGGCCGATCCCGTTGGAGGAGTCCGAACGCTCCGAGGCGGACCTGCATCATCCGATGCTCAGGGATGCGAAGCCGATGGAGCCGAAGCGCACGCTGGTGACGGGCTGCAACGGCCAGTTGGGCCGTGCGGTCCGCGCGTACGCGGAGGCGCATGGTCTGCGTGGTTTCGAGTACACGGACATCGACGAGTTCGACTTCTCCGATCCGACCGCGTACGACAAGTACGATTGGAGCCTGTACGGCACGATCATCAACGCGGGCGCGTACACGGCCGTGGACAGGGCGGAGACCGCGGAGGGCCGTCCGGTGGCGTGGAAGGCGAACGCGCAGGGCCCGGCCCTGCTCGCGAGGGTCGCGAAGGACCATCACATCACGCTGGTGCATGTGAGCTCCGACTACGTGTTCGACGGCACCGCGGACCTGCATTCGGAGGATGAGGCGTTCGCGCCGTTGGGCGTGTACGGGCAGACGAAGGCTGCGGGCGACATCGCGGTGGCGAACGCGCCGGAGCACTACATCCTGCGTTCCAGCTGGGTGATCGGCGAGGGCCGCAACTTCGTGAAGACGATGATGATGCTGTCGGACCGTGTCGCGAACCCGGACGACCAGCTGGAGCAGGTGACGGTGGTGGACGACCAGTACGGGCGCCTCACGTTCACGAAGGACATGGCCGAGGCGATCTTCCACCTGCTGGACTCGCATGCCCCGTACGGTACGTACAACTTGACCGGTTCCGGCGCGGTGAGGAACTGGGCGCAGATCGCGTCCCGCGTGTTCGAACTGACGAACGGCAACGGGGAGAAGGTCAAGCCGATCAGCACGGCCGAGTACTTCGCGAACGCGAAGGCGCCGGTCAGCCCGCGTCCCGAGCATTCCGCGCTCGACCTGTCCAAGATCAAGGCCGCCGGCTACACGCCCGCCGACTGGGAGGAAACCCTCGAAGCATACGTGAACAAGGAACTCGGCAAGTAG
- the rfbB gene encoding dTDP-glucose 4,6-dehydratase, with protein MADEVFTPHNIIVTGGCGFIGSNFVHYVYNNHPDVHVTVLDALTYAGNLENIRPILGDRVEFVHGNICDDELLDKIVPGHDAIVHYAAESHNDNSIANPEPFLKTNVEGTFRLLEAARKYDVRYHHVSTDEVYGDLALDDPAKFTEQTPYHPSSPYSSTKASSDLLVRAWHRTFGIRATISNCSNNYGPFQHVEKFIPRQITNILEGLRPKLYGNGLNVRDWIHTDDHSTGVWTILTKGRLGETYLIGANGERNNITVLRDILTVMGKSPDDFDWVKDRPGHDRRYAIDSTKLQTELGWKPTHTDFQKGLEQTIKWYTDNRAWWEPAKAATEAKYKQQGQ; from the coding sequence ATGGCTGATGAAGTGTTTACTCCTCATAACATCATTGTGACCGGTGGCTGTGGTTTCATCGGGTCGAATTTCGTGCATTACGTGTACAACAATCATCCCGATGTTCATGTGACGGTGTTGGATGCGTTGACGTATGCGGGCAACTTGGAGAACATCCGTCCGATCCTGGGCGACCGCGTGGAGTTCGTGCACGGCAACATCTGCGACGACGAGCTGCTCGACAAAATCGTGCCGGGCCATGACGCGATCGTGCACTACGCGGCGGAATCCCACAACGACAACTCGATCGCGAACCCGGAGCCGTTCCTGAAGACCAACGTGGAGGGCACGTTCCGCCTGCTGGAGGCGGCCCGCAAGTACGACGTGCGCTACCACCACGTGAGCACGGACGAGGTGTACGGCGATCTGGCCCTGGATGATCCGGCCAAGTTCACGGAGCAGACCCCGTACCATCCGTCCAGCCCGTACAGCTCCACTAAGGCGAGCTCCGACCTGCTGGTGCGCGCCTGGCACCGCACGTTCGGCATCCGCGCCACCATCTCCAACTGCTCGAACAACTACGGCCCCTTCCAGCATGTGGAGAAGTTCATCCCCCGTCAGATCACGAACATCCTCGAGGGCCTGCGCCCGAAGCTGTACGGCAACGGCCTGAACGTGCGTGACTGGATCCACACGGACGACCACTCCACGGGCGTGTGGACCATCCTGACCAAGGGACGCTTGGGCGAGACGTATCTGATCGGCGCGAACGGCGAACGCAACAACATCACGGTGCTGCGCGACATCCTGACCGTGATGGGCAAGAGCCCGGACGACTTCGACTGGGTGAAGGACCGTCCCGGCCACGACCGCCGCTACGCGATCGATTCCACCAAGCTGCAGACCGAGCTCGGCTGGAAGCCGACGCACACGGACTTCCAGAAGGGCCTGGAGCAGACCATCAAGTGGTACACGGACAACCGCGCCTGGTGGGAGCCGGCCAAGGCCGCCACCGAAGCCAAATACAAGCAGCAGGGTCAGTGA
- a CDS encoding GH25 family lysozyme, whose product MVEKKRFDGADAKGATGMLRALRARATASGAVRGVTAAMASVAAMAMLGAVCVTPASALADVNADADASGVRSAASVTASAAASDGTSSDARSQARSATSATRPVANGVMVADETAADAMPDNPDAELPDKVSAEISDDATVVSEQYAATPEGELKDIKTGETVTDPKIVGTESKQPDPLAKTDGESFIPVSAADVKEKVAANGGDVNAVSSKTRATNASVKLAALQNNEYGAHWGTYNGTQAFFDARNNLFAQQAKGVIDVSVWQNTIDWQAVKNAGVEGAIIRLSYGWGNGFDAQAKRNISECKRLGIPFGVYVFSYAESAADGASEGADVVNLLRQAGVNPGDLSYPVFYDLENWTYTGHRSPTSPSVYDGIVNSWYGKLQAAGYNNLSVYSYTSYLNSALNSGNIHGKTRWVAQYGSTMQYTAFPTNDRGWQYTSGGSISGISGRVDMNAFGNKTPVTQYVEVEKDGKWYYVDTATGKKATGWQRLSSSGGKWVYYDLSDGHMLYGEQQIGGKWYYLNPGTGARATGWVYLKVGANKWVYYGSDGAMLYGEQNIAGKWYYLNPDSGARMTGWVVLPDDRNVYYAPYMLYGEQKINGAWYYLNPVTGARKQGWQRLNSNGGKTVYYGADGKMQYGEKTIDGKQYFLDSMTGARLSGWRRTKITNEPSGGKWVYYGANGAMVHGESQVRGHWYFFDDDSSSSNGQVVYGWKYLSSSGGKWVYYQQGLGVMLYGEQHIDGAWYYLDPVTGARKSGWQRLNSNGGKTVYYGADGKMLYGTQYINGRLYYFDSVTGAKR is encoded by the coding sequence ATGGTGGAAAAGAAGCGGTTCGACGGCGCGGATGCGAAGGGTGCGACGGGCATGCTGCGTGCGTTGCGTGCGCGTGCAACGGCATCCGGCGCGGTGCGCGGTGTGACTGCGGCGATGGCGTCCGTCGCGGCGATGGCGATGTTGGGCGCGGTGTGCGTCACTCCGGCCAGCGCGCTCGCGGATGTGAACGCCGACGCGGACGCGTCCGGCGTCCGGTCCGCGGCCTCCGTGACGGCCTCCGCGGCCGCCTCGGACGGAACCTCATCCGACGCGCGCTCGCAGGCGCGGTCCGCGACTTCCGCGACGCGTCCGGTCGCGAACGGTGTGATGGTCGCCGATGAGACGGCTGCCGACGCGATGCCGGACAATCCGGATGCCGAGCTGCCGGACAAGGTGTCCGCCGAGATCTCCGATGACGCGACGGTGGTGTCCGAGCAATATGCGGCTACGCCGGAAGGCGAGTTGAAGGACATCAAGACGGGCGAGACGGTCACCGATCCGAAGATCGTGGGCACGGAGAGCAAGCAGCCCGATCCGTTGGCGAAGACGGATGGTGAGTCGTTCATTCCGGTGAGTGCCGCGGATGTGAAGGAGAAGGTCGCTGCGAACGGCGGTGACGTGAACGCGGTCTCCTCGAAGACGCGCGCGACCAACGCGTCGGTGAAGCTCGCCGCGTTGCAGAACAATGAGTACGGTGCGCACTGGGGCACGTACAACGGTACGCAGGCGTTCTTCGACGCGCGCAACAACCTGTTCGCCCAGCAGGCGAAGGGCGTGATCGACGTGTCCGTGTGGCAGAACACGATTGACTGGCAGGCGGTGAAGAACGCGGGCGTCGAGGGCGCGATCATCCGTCTGAGCTACGGCTGGGGCAATGGTTTCGACGCGCAGGCGAAGCGCAACATCAGCGAATGCAAGCGTCTCGGCATCCCGTTCGGCGTGTACGTCTTCTCGTATGCGGAAAGTGCGGCCGACGGTGCGTCCGAGGGCGCGGACGTGGTGAACCTGCTGCGCCAGGCGGGCGTGAACCCGGGCGACCTGAGCTACCCGGTGTTCTACGATCTAGAGAACTGGACGTACACGGGGCATAGGAGCCCGACGAGTCCGAGCGTGTACGACGGCATCGTCAACTCCTGGTACGGCAAACTGCAGGCGGCCGGTTACAACAATCTGAGCGTCTACTCGTACACAAGCTACCTGAACAGTGCGCTCAACAGCGGCAACATCCACGGCAAGACCCGCTGGGTGGCGCAGTATGGCTCCACCATGCAGTACACCGCGTTCCCCACCAACGACCGCGGCTGGCAGTACACGAGCGGCGGCTCCATCAGCGGCATTTCCGGCCGCGTGGATATGAACGCGTTCGGTAATAAGACCCCTGTAACGCAATATGTTGAGGTGGAAAAGGACGGAAAGTGGTACTACGTCGATACTGCAACCGGCAAAAAGGCTACCGGTTGGCAGCGGCTTTCGTCGAGCGGCGGCAAGTGGGTGTATTACGATCTTTCCGATGGGCATATGCTGTACGGAGAGCAGCAAATTGGCGGTAAATGGTATTACCTGAATCCGGGTACAGGCGCGCGCGCAACGGGTTGGGTATATCTCAAAGTCGGTGCGAATAAGTGGGTCTACTATGGTTCGGACGGTGCAATGCTGTACGGCGAACAAAACATTGCTGGTAAATGGTATTACCTGAATCCCGATAGCGGAGCGAGGATGACCGGCTGGGTCGTTTTGCCGGATGACAGGAACGTGTATTATGCGCCGTACATGCTGTATGGCGAGCAGAAGATTAATGGTGCTTGGTATTACCTGAATCCGGTGACCGGCGCTCGCAAGCAGGGCTGGCAGCGTCTGAACTCGAATGGCGGTAAGACGGTGTACTACGGTGCCGATGGGAAGATGCAGTACGGCGAGAAAACTATCGACGGGAAGCAGTATTTCTTGGATTCGATGACGGGGGCGCGTTTATCGGGTTGGCGACGCACAAAGATCACGAACGAGCCTAGCGGCGGCAAATGGGTTTACTATGGTGCGAACGGAGCAATGGTGCATGGTGAGTCGCAGGTGAGAGGACATTGGTATTTCTTTGATGACGATTCGTCTTCGTCGAATGGGCAAGTGGTATACGGCTGGAAGTATTTGTCATCGAGCGGCGGCAAGTGGGTGTATTACCAGCAGGGATTGGGCGTTATGCTGTATGGCGAGCAGCATATTGATGGCGCTTGGTACTACTTGGATCCGGTGACTGGTGCGCGGAAGTCCGGCTGGCAGCGTCTGAACTCGAATGGCGGTAAGACGGTGTACTACGGTGCCGATGGGAAGATGCTGTATGGTACTCAATACATCAATGGAAGGTTGTACTACTTTGACTCAGTCACTGGAGCGAAGCGGTAA
- a CDS encoding ATP-binding protein, producing MMMWTNDDIAEVLEHLRVQGNDDARFEAKSCARTIGTSVWESVSAFANTKGGVLLLGISEDGDFSPVPGFDANHIASQFMDGMGDGNPQGARLTNPPEYDVSRCEQNGLSFLVIDIHENGIQHKPCYLTARGPQTGGYRRMDDKDLRLSPTEVFEMTHALTPSSADRMVVPEADVSDLNAEAVDRVLAEHRNSKALRGTDTRLERMTRLNMVNKVGEVRLAGLLAAGQYPQQYYPKLIIDVVAHPGVEKSAVEGPRFVDRVQCDGNMPEAIEQAVEAIAKNLRAPTFVVGVGARTDSEIPKEVLREVVANAVVHREYDAQFLGESVTVDIYPDRVEVSNPGGLWGGVTLATIGSGVSCCRNATLMQLLHQIPYDDANDVTVEGGGSGIPLVIREMKSRALGEPVFRATPDRFTVVLGRYGVEQQENRDWLDHVGVPLTRHERMALLLLKRHGDMTVPQLHVALYLDSDDIRVILHRLVQARLADEIGPDRYALAEKVDGEEPSGGRKGLTASESAILSVLSADKPLDVHEIGRRSGRGLPTTRKALSRLVKRGLVLATAPPRSRNRKYLLKR from the coding sequence ATGATGATGTGGACGAATGACGATATCGCCGAGGTGCTGGAACATCTACGTGTCCAAGGCAACGATGACGCCCGTTTCGAGGCGAAATCCTGTGCGCGGACCATCGGCACCAGCGTGTGGGAGAGTGTGAGCGCGTTCGCCAACACCAAGGGCGGCGTGCTGTTGTTGGGAATCAGCGAGGACGGGGATTTCTCGCCTGTTCCGGGATTCGACGCCAACCATATTGCATCGCAGTTCATGGATGGTATGGGAGATGGCAATCCGCAAGGAGCACGGTTGACGAATCCTCCGGAGTATGACGTTTCCCGATGCGAGCAGAACGGCTTGTCGTTCCTGGTCATCGACATCCATGAAAACGGCATTCAGCACAAACCCTGCTATCTTACGGCGAGAGGGCCGCAAACCGGTGGGTACCGCCGTATGGACGACAAGGATTTGAGATTGTCGCCAACCGAAGTGTTCGAAATGACCCATGCCCTGACGCCCAGTTCCGCGGATCGTATGGTTGTCCCTGAAGCCGACGTCTCCGATCTGAATGCCGAGGCGGTGGACAGGGTGCTTGCCGAGCATCGTAATTCCAAGGCGTTGCGCGGGACTGATACTCGTCTTGAGCGCATGACCAGATTGAATATGGTGAACAAGGTTGGAGAGGTGCGTCTTGCGGGACTGTTGGCCGCCGGACAGTACCCGCAGCAGTACTATCCCAAGCTGATCATTGACGTCGTCGCACATCCGGGTGTCGAGAAATCGGCGGTTGAGGGTCCGCGTTTCGTGGATCGTGTGCAATGCGACGGCAATATGCCGGAGGCAATCGAACAGGCGGTGGAGGCCATCGCCAAAAACCTGCGGGCTCCCACGTTCGTCGTGGGGGTCGGAGCCCGTACCGATAGCGAGATTCCAAAGGAGGTGCTGCGCGAGGTCGTCGCCAATGCCGTGGTTCACAGGGAATATGATGCGCAATTCCTCGGAGAATCCGTGACCGTGGACATCTACCCCGATCGGGTGGAGGTGTCGAATCCTGGCGGATTATGGGGTGGGGTCACGCTGGCCACGATCGGCAGCGGCGTGTCATGCTGCCGCAATGCGACGTTGATGCAGCTGCTTCATCAGATACCGTATGACGATGCGAATGATGTGACCGTGGAAGGCGGTGGCTCCGGCATCCCTCTGGTGATTCGCGAGATGAAATCCCGTGCACTGGGGGAACCTGTGTTCCGCGCAACTCCCGATCGGTTCACGGTCGTTCTTGGACGCTACGGCGTGGAGCAGCAGGAGAACCGTGACTGGCTTGATCATGTGGGCGTCCCCTTGACTCGTCATGAACGTATGGCGTTGCTCTTGTTGAAGAGGCATGGCGATATGACGGTTCCGCAGTTGCATGTCGCGCTGTATCTGGATTCCGACGACATCAGGGTGATTTTGCATAGATTGGTCCAAGCGAGGCTGGCCGATGAAATCGGCCCTGATCGGTACGCACTAGCGGAGAAGGTCGATGGTGAGGAGCCGAGTGGGGGCCGTAAGGGTCTTACGGCATCGGAATCCGCGATACTGTCCGTATTGTCGGCGGATAAGCCACTTGATGTCCACGAAATCGGCCGTCGCTCGGGGAGGGGCCTTCCTACGACGCGTAAGGCGTTGAGCCGGCTCGTTAAACGTGGACTCGTTCTCGCCACTGCGCCGCCGCGCAGTAGAAACAGGAAGTATCTTCTCAAAAGATAG
- a CDS encoding glycosyltransferase family 2 protein, producing the protein MIFETNTQKAGITSAGGDGSGERADRRDQPVVYFVLPCYNEAEGLVHTADVLAAKVAHLTETGRISKQSRILFVDDGSKDDTWSIIRNLHERDAHLFGGVKLSHNRGHQNALLAGLMTARAYGCDAAISMDADLQDDVNAVDEFIDGFCNGNEIVYGVRSARKKDTWFKRTTAEAFYKVFEWMGAETVPDHADYRLMSRETLDALSEYHEVNLFLRGIVPTLGYQTSKVYYERGEREAGESKYPLKKMIAFAIQGITSFSTKPLSFVTGAGLLSILVAIGMFVYVLVSLGFGHAIAGWGSMMISIWLIGGLIMLSLGIVGEYVGKIYMESKHRPRYRIETTL; encoded by the coding sequence ATGATCTTCGAGACAAACACGCAGAAAGCGGGCATCACGAGCGCCGGTGGCGATGGTTCCGGCGAGCGCGCCGACCGCCGCGACCAGCCGGTCGTGTATTTTGTGCTTCCCTGCTACAACGAGGCGGAAGGGCTCGTGCACACGGCCGACGTGCTGGCCGCCAAAGTCGCACATCTTACCGAAACCGGACGGATCAGCAAACAAAGCCGCATCCTGTTCGTCGACGACGGTTCCAAAGACGACACCTGGAGCATCATCCGCAATCTGCACGAACGCGACGCACACTTGTTCGGCGGCGTAAAGCTCTCCCACAACCGTGGCCATCAGAACGCGCTCCTCGCCGGGCTCATGACCGCGCGCGCCTACGGCTGTGACGCCGCCATCTCCATGGACGCCGACCTGCAGGACGATGTGAACGCGGTCGACGAGTTCATCGACGGATTCTGCAACGGCAACGAGATTGTCTACGGAGTGCGTTCCGCACGCAAGAAGGACACATGGTTCAAGCGCACCACCGCCGAAGCCTTCTACAAGGTGTTCGAGTGGATGGGTGCCGAGACGGTACCCGATCACGCCGATTACCGTCTCATGAGCCGCGAGACGCTCGACGCGCTCAGCGAATACCACGAAGTCAACCTGTTCCTGCGTGGCATCGTGCCCACACTCGGCTACCAGACCAGCAAAGTCTACTACGAGCGCGGCGAACGCGAGGCGGGCGAATCCAAATACCCGTTGAAGAAGATGATCGCCTTCGCGATTCAGGGCATCACCTCGTTCTCCACGAAGCCGCTGAGCTTCGTCACCGGCGCCGGACTGCTGTCTATCCTGGTAGCGATTGGCATGTTCGTGTACGTGCTCGTCTCGCTCGGGTTCGGCCACGCCATCGCCGGCTGGGGGTCCATGATGATCTCCATCTGGCTCATCGGCGGACTCATCATGCTCTCCCTCGGCATCGTCGGCGAATACGTCGGCAAGATTTATATGGAATCCAAACATCGCCCCCGTTACCGCATCGAAACCACGCTGTAG
- a CDS encoding glycosyltransferase has translation MPCYNEEVTIGKVVRDFRAALPDAAIYVYDNNSTDRTAEIAAAPDIVAKVLEGYDMVIGDRLSSTYFQENKRPFHNFGNRLVRGSINHLFRAHVTDIMTGYRAFSFTFVKTYPVLSRGFEVETEMTIHSLNNNLRLYEMPIQYRDRPEGSVSKLDTVGDGIKVMSTIFRMIREYKPLPFFGGLGLIIGIVGIVLCGTVTFEFAKTGVVTHFPTLIGAVMLVITGLLFIIAGIILDVMAKNDRKTFVIDTNKIAYNKRH, from the coding sequence CTGCCTTGTTATAACGAAGAGGTGACCATCGGCAAGGTGGTGCGCGACTTCCGTGCGGCGCTGCCCGACGCGGCCATCTACGTGTACGACAACAACTCCACCGACCGCACGGCCGAAATCGCCGCCGCGCCCGACATAGTCGCCAAGGTGCTCGAAGGCTATGACATGGTGATCGGCGACCGCCTCTCATCCACTTATTTCCAAGAGAACAAGCGCCCGTTCCACAACTTCGGCAACCGACTTGTGCGCGGCTCCATCAACCACCTGTTCCGCGCGCACGTCACCGACATCATGACCGGATACCGCGCGTTCAGCTTCACCTTCGTCAAAACCTACCCCGTGCTCTCGCGCGGCTTCGAGGTCGAGACCGAGATGACCATCCACTCGCTGAACAACAACCTGCGACTCTACGAGATGCCAATCCAGTACCGTGACCGCCCCGAAGGCTCAGTGTCCAAGCTGGACACCGTAGGTGACGGCATCAAGGTCATGAGCACCATCTTCCGCATGATCCGCGAATACAAGCCCCTTCCCTTCTTCGGAGGGTTGGGCCTGATCATTGGCATCGTCGGCATCGTGCTGTGCGGCACAGTTACCTTCGAATTCGCCAAAACCGGCGTGGTCACGCACTTCCCCACGCTGATCGGCGCGGTGATGCTGGTCATCACGGGGCTTCTGTTCATCATCGCCGGTATTATCCTGGATGTCATGGCCAAGAATGACCGCAAGACCTTCGTCATTGACACCAACAAAATCGCATACAACAAGAGGCACTGA
- a CDS encoding acyltransferase, translating into MTMPDSVSGVAGKPRDVNYDLLRVVAMCLVIGVHVINNYMPVKMTLAGSAEVTRSVLFALFMVCNPLFIMVSGRFNLTFDADRPVSTHSAGRLPGSGSDARAGGGAGQADPSSLAPYARYYYKRFVSLIVPYLLYAGGMGFVAYLVIDHRSVGGAVSGTLFDLFSGYDDSVYWFVFMLAGFVLATPFLAAMMRTIGRSGAWLLVGLAAAVAAAEQICNLAGYPLVFLQSFPWRGLLVYYLLGFVLEYYPPSARARYGLYALAPFALAWTVATPHLFTGQQVQVGRTLTVAFAIVVMTVFLFFRYDVHITSARLRKAIIWLAGYSYTIYLVHSPLSKVLIGPRMPTPTNGWSYAGISVLMFGATLLAALVFAVIADTVVLKPVQRLLRKVRL; encoded by the coding sequence ATGACCATGCCCGATTCCGTTTCCGGCGTCGCCGGCAAGCCGCGCGACGTGAACTACGATCTGCTGCGCGTGGTGGCGATGTGCCTGGTCATCGGCGTCCACGTGATCAACAACTACATGCCCGTCAAGATGACCCTCGCCGGCAGCGCGGAAGTGACGCGATCCGTGCTGTTCGCGCTGTTCATGGTCTGCAATCCGCTGTTCATTATGGTATCGGGCCGGTTCAACCTGACATTCGATGCCGACCGGCCGGTGAGCACCCACTCAGCGGGCCGTCTGCCGGGCTCTGGCTCTGATGCCCGGGCAGGCGGCGGTGCGGGCCAAGCCGATCCCAGCAGCCTCGCGCCGTACGCGCGCTACTACTACAAACGCTTTGTCTCGCTGATTGTGCCGTATCTGCTGTATGCGGGTGGCATGGGATTCGTCGCCTACCTGGTGATTGATCATCGTTCGGTTGGCGGCGCTGTGTCTGGAACGTTGTTCGATCTGTTCTCCGGGTATGACGATTCCGTCTATTGGTTCGTGTTCATGCTCGCCGGTTTCGTGCTGGCAACGCCGTTCCTGGCCGCGATGATGCGTACGATAGGCCGATCGGGCGCCTGGTTGCTGGTCGGGCTGGCCGCCGCCGTGGCCGCTGCCGAACAAATCTGTAATCTTGCCGGATATCCGCTGGTGTTCTTGCAGTCATTCCCATGGCGTGGACTGCTGGTTTACTATCTGCTGGGCTTTGTGCTGGAATACTACCCACCTTCCGCACGCGCACGGTATGGTTTGTATGCGTTGGCACCATTCGCCTTGGCCTGGACCGTCGCCACGCCGCATCTGTTCACCGGTCAGCAGGTTCAGGTCGGCCGCACGCTTACGGTTGCCTTTGCGATAGTGGTGATGACGGTGTTCCTGTTTTTCCGCTACGACGTGCACATTACGTCAGCACGGTTGCGTAAGGCGATTATTTGGCTTGCCGGATATTCCTACACGATTTACTTGGTGCACTCGCCGCTGTCCAAGGTGCTGATTGGCCCGAGGATGCCCACGCCGACGAACGGATGGTCGTATGCGGGTATCAGTGTGCTGATGTTTGGCGCTACGTTGCTGGCGGCGCTGGTATTCGCGGTGATAGCCGATACCGTGGTGCTTAAGCCCGTGCAGCGTCTGCTGCGGAAGGTACGGCTGTAG